The Tepidibacter aestuarii genome contains a region encoding:
- a CDS encoding STAS domain-containing protein, with protein MNEVRISIPENFAVDEAAEFRQNMNNLITEGNKNFVLNFNSCTFIDSTGLGVLVGIYKKCVELNGSLTLNSVNPKVMRIFELTRLDKVFEIK; from the coding sequence ATGAATGAGGTAAGAATATCAATACCTGAAAATTTTGCAGTAGATGAAGCAGCAGAATTTAGACAAAATATGAATAATTTAATAACTGAAGGTAATAAGAACTTTGTACTTAACTTTAACAGTTGTACATTTATTGATAGTACAGGACTTGGAGTATTAGTAGGAATATATAAAAAGTGCGTTGAGCTAAATGGAAGTTTAACACTTAATTCAGTAAATCCAAAGGTTATGAGGATTTTTGAATTAACAAGACTAGATAAGGTATTTGAAATTAAATAA
- a CDS encoding diaminopimelate epimerase, with amino-acid sequence MKLNFIKVNPTENMTVFVLDQIPRSMYMDIATKIMDYSNVYAEQVGFLENISSEDSEACVRVHMMGGEFCGNAARALAAILVQRKHCKIQREESKFIVPLEVSGTNEIINCEVEHNDINSFISTAKMPLHKSIKDISIEYKDTVHKGTLVEFPGIVHLIVNSQGIDEKEDFFEIIKEKFNDLNYDALGIMFFNEENSYMEPLVYVKLTESLIWERGCGSGTAALGIVFSHRLKKSIDMVVKQPGGQLEIFTDWNENKINSIYLKGVVNIVAEGIAYI; translated from the coding sequence ATGAAGTTAAATTTTATTAAGGTAAATCCAACAGAAAATATGACTGTGTTTGTTCTAGATCAAATACCTCGCTCCATGTATATGGATATAGCAACAAAAATAATGGATTATAGTAATGTTTATGCAGAACAGGTAGGGTTTTTAGAAAATATTTCTTCAGAAGATAGTGAAGCTTGTGTAAGAGTTCATATGATGGGTGGTGAATTTTGTGGAAATGCGGCTAGAGCATTGGCAGCTATTTTAGTTCAAAGAAAGCACTGTAAAATCCAAAGGGAAGAAAGTAAATTTATTGTACCTTTAGAGGTTTCTGGTACTAATGAAATCATAAATTGCGAAGTAGAACATAATGATATAAATAGCTTTATTTCAACTGCAAAAATGCCTTTACACAAATCTATAAAAGATATTTCCATAGAATATAAGGATACTGTTCATAAAGGAACATTAGTAGAGTTTCCAGGCATAGTTCATTTGATTGTTAATAGTCAAGGAATAGATGAAAAAGAGGACTTTTTTGAAATAATAAAAGAAAAATTTAATGATTTAAATTATGATGCACTTGGAATAATGTTTTTTAATGAAGAAAATTCATACATGGAACCTTTAGTATATGTTAAGTTAACAGAAAGTCTTATTTGGGAAAGAGGATGCGGTTCAGGGACTGCAGCTTTAGGTATAGTATTTTCTCATCGACTCAAAAAAAGTATAGATATGGTAGTAAAACAGCCTGGTGGACAACTTGAAATATTCACAGACTGGAATGAAAATAAAATAAATAGTATCTATCTTAAAGGTGTTGTAAATATTGTAGCGGAAGGAATTGCATATATATGA
- a CDS encoding cysteine hydrolase family protein: MRLALVIIDMQQYFFRSEERRIKLRELISAINELIDCAKDKNIPIYQVLTVHKDDRSTWNIVMKKYNFAALIEGSKEAELLSEIKFDKSQEVIIKTRQSAFIRTNFEDKLRENNIDTLILCGVFTHGCVGRTAVDAYERDFNVIVAKDASFSHIKNQEEVMFDVIEHEQEQLILNNEDIKKLLSK; this comes from the coding sequence TTGAGGCTAGCATTAGTCATTATTGATATGCAACAGTATTTCTTTAGAAGTGAGGAAAGAAGAATAAAATTAAGAGAACTTATTTCAGCGATAAATGAACTTATAGATTGTGCTAAAGATAAAAATATTCCAATATATCAGGTTTTAACTGTACATAAAGATGATAGATCAACTTGGAATATTGTTATGAAGAAATATAATTTTGCTGCATTAATAGAAGGAAGTAAGGAAGCAGAGTTATTATCAGAAATAAAATTTGATAAATCACAAGAAGTTATTATAAAGACAAGACAAAGTGCTTTTATAAGAACCAACTTTGAAGATAAATTAAGAGAAAATAATATAGATACTTTGATTTTATGCGGAGTTTTTACTCATGGATGTGTAGGAAGAACAGCAGTTGATGCATATGAAAGAGATTTCAATGTGATAGTTGCAAAAGATGCTTCCTTTAGTCATATAAAGAATCAAGAAGAAGTTATGTTTGACGTTATTGAACATGAACAAGAGCAATTAATACTGAATAATGAAGATATAAAGAAATTGCTTTCGAAGTAA
- a CDS encoding GNAT family N-acetyltransferase encodes MLFKLNRFRVELVANKDLNEIVDVYNSNKNFLISHMDKEEVTTDWINEELNSMKQMGFLCCKIVDINSGKIVGIVDFKVDEQTYLSLLMIHNAYKNKGLGRLTYNALEKYIVSLKSSCIRIDVVTGYDDSVIEFWHKNGFAEVEQIELNWTGKVLPAVVMKKKLS; translated from the coding sequence ATGTTATTTAAATTGAATAGATTTAGAGTAGAGTTAGTTGCAAATAAAGATTTAAATGAAATTGTTGATGTTTATAATTCTAATAAAAACTTTTTGATTAGCCATATGGATAAGGAAGAAGTAACAACTGATTGGATAAATGAAGAGTTAAATTCAATGAAACAAATGGGATTTTTATGTTGTAAGATAGTGGATATAAATTCGGGAAAAATAGTTGGAATAGTAGATTTTAAGGTAGATGAGCAGACATATTTATCTTTACTTATGATACATAATGCTTATAAAAATAAGGGTTTGGGAAGACTAACATATAATGCTTTGGAAAAATATATAGTATCTCTAAAAAGCAGTTGTATAAGAATAGATGTAGTTACAGGTTATGATGATTCGGTGATTGAGTTTTGGCATAAAAATGGATTTGCTGAAGTTGAACAGATAGAGCTTAATTGGACGGGAAAGGTTTTACCAGCTGTTGTTATGAAGAAAAAGTTGAGTTAA
- a CDS encoding LapA family protein: MQFGFIISLISAILVALFAIQNSSSVAISFLFAEFNISQALIILISAALGAIIVMLLGFIKQIKLKLKIKEQLKKIKNLEEENKLCQNKIEEFKNNSDEKKIDGLEDNKVDINE; encoded by the coding sequence ATGCAATTTGGATTTATCATTTCTTTAATATCTGCAATTTTGGTAGCGTTATTTGCGATACAAAATTCTAGTAGTGTAGCCATAAGTTTTTTATTTGCTGAATTTAATATTTCTCAAGCACTTATAATTTTAATTTCTGCAGCTTTAGGGGCAATAATTGTTATGTTGCTAGGATTTATAAAACAGATTAAATTAAAGCTTAAAATAAAAGAACAGTTAAAGAAAATTAAAAATTTAGAAGAAGAAAATAAATTATGTCAGAATAAAATTGAAGAATTCAAAAATAATTCAGATGAAAAGAAAATTGATGGTTTAGAGGATAATAAAGTAGATATTAATGAATAA
- a CDS encoding methyl-accepting chemotaxis protein, with the protein MKTSLKTKLISMFFIFILIPLLILGVTSSFMTSRSMQSVTEEDLRKLTEQTAEFIEQSIDSVSKYVQVLTYDLDIARTAAGYNENNHEVYTYLLKLKEENKDRIESLYITDEFGKEIMSSRKEKSDVDLSNREYIQKALNGSFSQSDVILSKDNNKPIIAIAYPLVIDSKVVGTICASINFDNISSRVSKVKVGENGYAYMLDKNGTFISHPKEEKIFNENIGSTDNKELKALVDKMKSGKSGEGYYTYEGVYKFTKFVPVNGWILAVTADYKEYMASALSIRKITIITIILSLVIAISLAYFITTKNIINPIKKLEELMIKAGEGDLTVRANINTNDEIQVLGEYFNDMIGHQLNIIKHVRSGSEELTASSEELAASAEEISASTEHVTDNIQRVAYNAQNQNKSIIETSEVLVQLSSLIQIAKNKVLTAKENSDNTMNAAKQGRIKVEETVEAIENISKVSNETQDMLKVLDNLSKKVSGIISTINNISSQTNLLALNASIEAARAGEHGKGFSVVADEVRKLAEQTNIESNEISSLVNEMVIQIEKAVSSMNIAKHVVENGVAVAKETDKSFINIIDAVEQISNDVDQVVDVTKDEVASSDQIIQLIDSVATTTEATSESSEQVAAAAQEQSAITQNLAASSEETSAMAVSLNSLVEKFKI; encoded by the coding sequence ATGAAAACAAGTTTAAAAACTAAATTAATTTCTATGTTTTTTATATTTATATTAATTCCACTTCTTATTTTGGGGGTTACTTCTAGTTTTATGACTTCGCGTTCAATGCAGAGTGTAACTGAAGAAGATCTAAGAAAACTTACTGAACAAACAGCAGAGTTTATAGAACAGAGTATAGATTCTGTAAGTAAGTATGTTCAAGTTTTGACCTATGATCTAGATATAGCTAGGACTGCAGCTGGATATAATGAAAATAATCATGAGGTATATACATATTTATTAAAATTAAAAGAAGAAAACAAAGATAGAATAGAGTCTTTATATATTACAGATGAATTTGGTAAGGAAATTATGAGTAGCAGAAAAGAAAAATCTGATGTTGATTTAAGTAATAGAGAATATATTCAAAAGGCATTAAATGGATCTTTCTCTCAAAGTGATGTTATACTATCTAAAGATAATAATAAACCTATAATAGCTATTGCTTATCCTTTAGTAATTGATAGTAAAGTTGTAGGTACAATATGTGCAAGCATTAATTTTGATAATATTTCAAGTCGTGTATCAAAAGTAAAAGTAGGCGAAAATGGATATGCTTACATGCTTGACAAAAATGGAACTTTTATATCTCATCCTAAAGAAGAAAAGATATTTAATGAAAATATAGGTAGTACAGATAATAAAGAATTAAAAGCTTTAGTAGATAAAATGAAATCTGGCAAATCAGGTGAAGGATATTATACATACGAAGGGGTATATAAATTTACAAAGTTTGTTCCTGTAAATGGTTGGATTTTAGCAGTAACAGCTGATTATAAAGAATATATGGCTTCAGCATTATCTATTAGAAAAATTACAATAATAACAATTATATTATCTCTGGTAATTGCAATATCTTTAGCTTATTTTATAACAACTAAAAACATTATTAATCCTATTAAAAAATTAGAAGAACTAATGATTAAAGCAGGAGAAGGAGATTTAACAGTTAGAGCGAATATAAATACAAATGATGAAATACAGGTATTAGGAGAATATTTTAATGATATGATTGGTCATCAATTAAATATAATAAAACATGTTAGAAGTGGATCAGAAGAGTTAACAGCATCATCAGAGGAGTTAGCAGCATCAGCAGAAGAAATAAGTGCATCAACGGAACATGTAACTGATAATATACAACGTGTTGCATATAATGCACAAAACCAAAATAAATCAATAATTGAAACATCTGAGGTTTTAGTTCAACTTTCAAGTTTAATTCAAATAGCAAAGAATAAAGTGCTTACAGCTAAAGAAAATTCTGATAATACTATGAATGCAGCTAAACAAGGAAGAATAAAAGTTGAAGAAACAGTTGAAGCAATTGAAAATATTAGTAAAGTATCAAATGAAACACAAGATATGCTTAAAGTTTTAGATAATCTTTCTAAAAAAGTTAGTGGAATTATTAGCACTATTAATAATATTTCAAGTCAAACAAATTTATTGGCGTTAAATGCTTCTATAGAAGCAGCGAGAGCTGGAGAACATGGGAAAGGATTCAGTGTAGTAGCTGATGAAGTTCGTAAGCTTGCAGAACAAACAAATATTGAATCAAATGAAATATCTTCACTGGTAAATGAAATGGTAATTCAAATAGAAAAAGCAGTTAGTTCAATGAATATTGCTAAACATGTAGTAGAAAATGGAGTGGCTGTAGCAAAAGAAACAGATAAATCATTTATAAATATTATAGATGCAGTAGAGCAAATAAGTAATGATGTTGATCAAGTTGTAGATGTTACAAAGGATGAAGTTGCAAGTTCCGATCAAATAATACAGCTTATTGACTCTGTAGCAACTACTACTGAGGCTACATCAGAAAGCAGTGAACAAGTTGCAGCGGCAGCTCAGGAGCAGTCGGCTATAACTCAAAATTTAGCTGCTAGTTCAGAAGAAACTAGCGCAATGGCGGTTAGCTTAAATAGTCTAGTAGAAAAATTTAAGATTTGA
- a CDS encoding TetR/AcrR family transcriptional regulator: protein MDKREKIIKISADLFHQYGYSSAGLSTILNKAEVPKGSFYHYFKSKIS from the coding sequence ATGGATAAGCGTGAAAAGATAATAAAAATATCTGCTGATTTATTTCATCAATATGGATATAGCAGTGCAGGTTTATCAACAATATTAAATAAAGCAGAAGTACCAAAGGGAAGTTTTTATCATTACTTCAAAAGTAAGATCAGTTAA